One part of the Ursus arctos isolate Adak ecotype North America unplaced genomic scaffold, UrsArc2.0 scaffold_14, whole genome shotgun sequence genome encodes these proteins:
- the TRAPPC1 gene encoding trafficking protein particle complex subunit 1 has protein sequence MTVHNLYLFDRNGVCLHYSEWHRKKQAGIPKEEEYKLMYGMLFSIRSFVSKMSPLDMKDGFLAFQTSRYKLHYYETPTGIKVVMNTDLGVGPIRDVLHHIYSALYVELVVKNPLCPLGQTVQSELFRSRLDSYVRSLPFFSARAG, from the exons ATGACTGTTCACAACCTGTACCTGTTTGACCGGAATGGAGTGTGCCTTCATTACAGCGAGTGGCACCGCAAGAAGCAAGCGGGGATCCCCAAAGAGGAG gaaTACAAGCTGATGTACGGGATGCTCTTCTCTATCCGCTCCTTTGTCAGCAAGATGTCCCCGCTAGACAT GAAGGATGGCTTCCTGGCCTTCCAAACTAGCCGTTACAAACTCCATTACTACGAGACGCCCACTGGGATCAAGGTTGTCATGAATACTGACTTGGGCGTCGGACCCATCCGGGATGTGCTGCATCATATCTACAGTGCG CTGTATGTGGAGCTGGTGGTGAAGAATCCCCTGTGCCCGCTGGGCCAAACTGTGCAAAGTGAGCTCTTCCGCTCCCGGCTGGACTCCTACGTCCgctctctgcctttcttctctgccCGGGCTGGCTGA
- the KCNAB3 gene encoding voltage-gated potassium channel subunit beta-3, which produces MQVSIACTEQNLRSRSSEDRLCGPRPGPGGGNGGPVGGGHGNPPGGGGSGSKARAALVPRPPAPPGALRESTGRGTGMKYRNLGKSGLRVSCLGLGTWVTFGSQISDETAEDVLTVAYEHGVNLFDTAEVYAAGNAERTLGNILKSKGWRRSSYVITTKIFWGGQAETERGLSRKHIIEGLQGSLERLQLGYVDIVFANRSDPNSPMEEIVRAMTYVINQGLALYWGTSRWGAAEIMEAYSVARQFNLIPPVCEQADHHLFQREKAEMQLPELYHKIGVGSVTWSPLACGLITSKYDGRAPDTCRATIKGYQWLKDKVQSEGGKKQQQAKVMDLLPIAHQLGCTVAQLAIAWCLRSEGVSSVLLGVSSAEQLMEHLGALQVLSQLTPQTVMEIDGLLGNKPQPKK; this is translated from the exons ATGCAGGTGTCTATCGCGTGTACCGAACAGAACCTTCGCAGCCGGAGCAGTGAGGACCGTCTGTGTGGACCCCGGCCGGGCCCCGGGGGCGGTAATGGAGGGCCTGTCGGCGGGGGGCATGGGAATCCTCCGGGGGGAGGAGGGTCGGGCTCCAAGGCCCGGGCCGCACTGGTCCCCCGACCCCCAGCGCCCCCTGGGGCCCTCCGAGAGAGCACCGGCCGAGGCACTGGCATGAAATACAG GAACCTAGGAAAGTCTGGTCTTCGGGTCTCCTGTCTTGGCCTAG GCACCTGGGTCACGTTTGGTTCTCAAATCTCGGATGAG ACAGCAGAAGACGTGCTGACAGTGGCCTATGAGCACGGCGTAAACCTGTTTGACACAGCTGAAGTGTATGCAGCTGGGAA TGCTGAAAGAACCCTTGGCAACATCCTCAAGAGCAAAGGATGGAG gaGATCAAGCTATGTCATCACCACCAAGATTTTTTGGGGAGGACA GGCAGAAACCGAGCGAGGCCTGAGCCGCAAACACATCATCGAAG gcTTGCAAGGATCCCTGGAACGCCTCCAGTTGGGATATGTGGACATCGTCTTCGCCAATCGCTCAGACCCCAATAGTCCCATGGAGG AGATTGTCCGAGCCATGACCTATGTCATCAACCAGGGCCTGGCCCTCTACTGGGGGACATCCCGGTGGGGAGCTGCGGAAATCATG GAGGCCTACTCCGTGGCCAGACAGTTCAATCTGATTCCTCCAGTGTGTGAGCAAGCCGACCACCATCTGTTTCAGAGAGAGAAGGCGGAGATGCAGCTACCAGAGCTCTACCACAAGATCG GTGTTGGCTCGGTCACCTGGTCCCCTCTGGCCTGTGGCCTCATCACTAGCAAGTATGATGGGCGAGCTCCAGATACCTGCAGGGCCACCATCAAG GGCTACCAGTGGCTCAAGGACAAAGTGCAGAGTGAGGGCGGCAAGAAGCAGCAACAAGCCAAAGTCATGGACCTTCTTCCCATCGCTCACCAGCTGGGCTGCACCGTGGCGCAGCTGGCTATCG CGTGGTGTCTCCGCAGCGAGGGTGTGAGCTCGGTCTTGCTGGGGGTGTCAAGTGCAGAGCAGCTGATGGAACACCTGGGGGCCCTGCAG gTGCTGAGCCAGCTGACGCCGCAGACGGTGATGGAGATAGACGGGCTTCTGGGGAACAAACCGCAACCCAAGAAATAG
- the RNF227 gene encoding RING finger protein 227: MQLLVRVPSVPERGELDCSICYRPFNLAGRAPRRLPGTARARCGHTLCTACLSELAARGDGGGAAARVVRLRRVVTCPFCRAPTPLPRGGVMEVSVDPDLWSRLQERARAERKPDEAGGPVPGGGDADDEEEREEGAGPRSAGWRALRRLWERVLAPARRWRRPLPSNVLYCPEMKDLARMSRCTL, from the exons ATGCAGCTCCTAGTGAGGGTGCCGTCTGTTCCGGAGCGGGGCGAGCTGGACTGCAGCATCTGCTACCGGCCCTTCAACCTCGCGGGCCGCGCGCCCCGCCGCCTGCCCGGGACGGCGCGCGCCCGCTGCGGCCACACGCTCTGCACCGCGTGCCTGAGCGAGCTGGCGGCGCGCGGCGACGGCGGCGGGGCGGCCGCGCGCGTGGTGCGCCTGCGCCGCGTCGTCACGTGCCCCTTCTGCCGCGCGCCCACGCCGCTGCCGCGCGGCGGGGTCATGGAGGTCTCGGTGGACCCGGACTTGTGGTCGCGGTTGCAGGAGAGGGCGCGAGCCGAGCGCAAGCCGGATGAGGCGGGCGGCCCGGTCCCGGGAGGCGGCGACGCCGACgatgaagaggagagagaggagggggcggGACCCAGGAGCGCGGGCTGGCGCGCGCTCCGGCGGCTGTGGGAGCGGGTGCTAGCGCCGGCGCGCCGCTGGCGGCGGCCGCTGCCTAGCAACG TGCTGTACTGTCCGGAGATGAAGGACCTGGCTCGCATGAGCCGCTGCACGCTGTGA